gcactggcttcCTGTACTTTCCCATAGTTTAGCCTTATTGTAGTTTTTATGGTGTTAAGGAGTAATATTGCCTTTTTTAACacgctgtctacactggacacatCTGTTGACGTGACAACATGTAACAACATAAAGCTATCTACTCTGAAAGCGTTGAAATGAACTTTCTGAAAAACATGCAGACAACAAGGAACAATCAGCTCTGAGCTCGAATATCGACTTCATCAATGGTTAAATCTGTAAATAATCTGCATTCTACTTTATTTTTAACGTAATTAAgaattaagacttgttttcagagaatgtatcttgagctaaaggatagtttaccccaaaatcataattctttcaacatttactcaccgccatttgcatgactttcttttttgcaGAACTAAACTTTATCTACAGAATACGCATATTAATGAAATGACCTGCTATCAGTGAACTGACAGAAGATAGATAATAATTAGGTTAGGCTTCATTAAACCTGACCTATATGCATAAAAGACGAGATGTAACAATGCAGGCAGAGGagaaagattatatatatatatatatatatatatatatatatatatatatatatatatatatatatatatatatagtaaacaaatataaaaaaaatgctgaaTAAAAATCTTTTATTCATTATTAGTTAATGGTACTTCTGCATTAACTACTGGAAcgttttttgtaaagtgttacctacaATACTTTACCTGAATTTACATTAAGTATTTAAGGTAAAgaaggtaaaatggctcactatttggcaagtattgcatgaaagtcgcctttttatgttattataaccgcatattaattatgtatagtgcatttggaaataaatgttttgtcattAATGAACATTATATAAACCCTTTACAAAATAACAGAGTGCATTTAAGGCCAAACAGACACAACAAAGCAACATCGCCaccaattaacacactcataATCTAATGAGGGAAAactcacatgcaaatgagctccaTGAATCGAGTTAGTTGATTGGGCCCCTCCTTTCCGGTGTCATCGATGGAGTTATCAAACATGTGCAGCCTTGCTAGCCAGGGCCCCGTTGCCATGTCAGGACTCCTCTTTGTTTTTCCTTGTTTCTTCTTCGACTTCTTCCCTAACCACAACAACGTGACATTTGCAACTGAACCAAATCTGGCATCCATCACAATGACACAACTTACAGCACACTGTCTCCTCCAATTAATCAGgaaatgaaaatgatttttaCAGCACAGAAAGGAAATGAGGAAACAAAATTAAGCTGTGAAACCAAAATAAATCACTTTGAGGCccttatatttacacacacatgaacacatacaGTGGTAGAGAGATGAATGTCCTTGAGCTCTCTGATTGGCCCATAGGTCAGTGGGAGACCAGTGTCACTCACCACCACAAACCACAAGTTCACCACAAGatgattgatgtgtgtgtgttcttgtgtcaCTGCACACACGTGAAGCTAGCCTATGAATGTATACAAGGCCTATTCTCAGAAGATGGTGTCTGAAAATGTATCCTTGAAaatattcatttcattttaaGATTACTAGTGAACTACTAAGGAATCATATTTTCCCTCTTTAGGCTGAAAGCACCAGGGCCGTAATCACTATAGACAGTGGGCGACCATCATAGGGGGTTGTGTTCACATTAGTGGTCAGcaaatatgggtttttcaatgactGTTTTTCTTAACCTATAAACCTCAAACCTAAATATGCGGTTACAGTATGTTATATCATTCATTACTCACCCTGAACCTCAAGCTTTACATGATTTCAACCCCATCACAGACATTTTGGACTTCACGTGCTTATATTTTCAAAAGACAAATTATGTTGCATGGCTGGAGTTTTGGTGTGCCTTGTAATAAACCACACATTgcacactttttttgttgttaaaattatgattttacacCCTCTAATATgaagttataatatatatatcttttaaagGAGGGAACTGTCAGCATAACAGGGTTGAACAGAAAGTGAGGGTGAAAGACAAATTGcaaaatgcatttaagaaaaatCTACATAAACAGTGAAAGCACGCTGATACTTCTTGTTTTTTCTCCACATTGTATCACCGTCTCGGAGTGTTGTCAAGGTAACAATGTCCTGAGCGAGTGTGTTTGCTCAGGTGGTTCTCACAGACGTTCTGTGATGTTCTCCACAAGGGAAAACTGAGAGTTGACAGGAGTGATAacagagtgtatgcatgtttgggATGTTTCATCTCTTCACTTGAAATGAATCTGTGTTTGGGTGTCTCATGGGGATCAGAAAATCAGCAGTACCTTTGctctttgctttcttttgcatGGAGGACATCATACTGCTCCTTTGGGAGATCAACTCAGCTGCGTCTGAAACGTGTAAATGACATCAGATTACATTACAGAATAAAAGTTCTTGTCCTGTTAACTTCTGTATAAAGAATAATGGGCCAAACTTTTTCTTGAAAGACAGTCTCTAGACACATACCATTACATACTGTGTGTATGCCAGCTATTAAATCTGagtttgtattgtgtttaaaaCAGTTGGAGCCTTATGGGACAAGGACTTTTGACAGGTCCTTGTCCTCTGATACAATGaggggacatgattaattcaGCGATGATCCACTATTGATAGAATGGATTAGGTAagtacacaaacacgcacacacctgTGATGGATTTCAGCTCGTTTTGGTTCCCTGCAATTTTTTGGCTGTTTTCCGCCACAGGTCTCAACAGCTCAGTGGCACCCCCACACTGCAGTTCATTGCCATTAATGTAGAGCTCcctaaataaatgtgataatttacaCATTTCAGCACTGCCAATGTAATTGCGCTAACTTTGGGTTTAATTAAACATGCTAAACTTTTGTACCCTTGACTGTATTGCACATCTGAATATATGCCAGATTACATCACTTTACTAAtgcacacaaacatctcttttacatAAACATAATTTTACCACCTGCTTTCAACAGTtcagttcagtcatgaaactctacatggcgCAAGCTGACATGTCCTTTGCGGTGTTGTGTTAGTTACCCCAAAAAAGATATCTACCACAAATTATTCATTActtgtaatcatattacagtaCTCTAGGGCTGCACAGTTCattgaaataaaatcaaaaccgCAATATGACCATACACGATTATTTAAAAGCAAAGAGCTGGTCGCTTCAAAATGTATGTGCgcagttctgttttttttttttgtgtgtggtatATTAGTATATTACACTTTCTAAGACCAAGCGTGAATGTTTACAGAGCAGTTTTGTTCAGTTCAGTTGTACAGTTCGCTTCAGTTTGCTTACAAGCACTGAGCGTGTTTTATTTAAAGCACTCCAGAATTACTTAAAATAAACTTTTGCATAATTCCAATATATGTTTGGCCGGTACaagaatatacaaatacaaatactacACCAAATGGAAAGTGGAGGAGATGCTAATATGGACAGAACAGTACACAGCTGTTGTGAATGTGAACTTACACAGAAACGCTTCCTCCAGTTgtccgccaaaataaaagtttgatggTTTTTAGAACTCCTTGGTGTAACTGCACCGCATAGCAATGCCACATGCATGTTAAgattttattacagaaatatattactattgtataatagtaataacaataacaagaattattaatatataatattacaataatataatattcaagttgactgggtttaaaaaaaagaatgaaaaatggGCTGAGACCCTATTACAAGGAGGACATAAACAGGTACATAGTTGACATGTGCAAAGCGAATACATTTTTTCTTGTGtttcactatttttatttatttatttctttgtctGTTTTTGGCTGAAGGGATCCAAATCATGCAGCCATACACTATTCATTATTCatggaaaaagtaatcacattactaaataattttaagttactttctaaaatggTCAACCAAAAAATATTGCTCAtcaaattttaaaataatgtctatatttcttccaTTTTAATTGTCGCACTATACAATCAACAAGTCACAATTAAAATGACTCATTAGTGTCTCTTCAGCTTTCACAGATACAGAAACAGAAATTAATATgaacatactgtaaattacattttaaatgaattctacataaaggattttttatttattttagacatTTTTGGAACCCAAGTAATGCACTtcaaagtaattaacttaattaagaAGTCAGAAACTATAATCTGattatttgaatttaaaatgcaaatagttacactactttttactttaagtatttagattacagtaactaattcatttgtaatcagattacacccaatacTGGCCCTTTGAAATGTAAGATGTTAATCAATCGACTCACATACTCCATGGTGCAAGAAatgtcctttgacatgtaatataTTAAACCAATCAGCTTGTatactctctctttgtctagCAAATTAATAGTCTTGCCACAGTCGTATCCTGGTCTCACTGCAGCACGAGAGTTTTCTAACTTAATCCCTCCTCCTCCCCTGCACCACATGTCTAGATTTGCTTCAAGGGAGTATGTTTGTCTAATTgtgtagcagcagcagcatatcTTACATGTTTGTGTACAGTATAGTTGTGTCCCAAACTGTACACTTATGCACTATTCTACACCATtgtgtagtgtaagtagtgcgagtagtacgTTTATACTTGAAATGGAGAAAAAAGGAGTGTAATTTAAGTACCCAGATGATGCACTTTTTGCAtcaaaacggagtgtggaatgttaAACACTTCCTGCACTCAGCGGACATGGCTTGCTGTAGATAGTGGAAGGGGCCGAATTACCTGGCTGcgctgctggtctgacaaaacagtagtaaataatgaagaatgtaatAGCTGGCAATGCTTCAGATGATACAGCACCtttcaaatgtgagttgaatgctttaccatcaccccaaactgtgtatgtatgttgtttaagatacaagtgttgaactgatgGCTAACCTGCTAAAGATAGCAGCAACACATCATGtgtgtttgaaacgtcacttctgtCCGCTGTTAAAAGGCgaatgcttctgtgtagtaaaaaacattttttgtattttacaagTACATAGTGTATTGTGTGCCGTTAGGGACACAgcttttgtgtttagcagaagcaAGTTTTGGTATTTGCTCTGCGGCAGCAGTAGCAAAGCTGTCAGCAGATATATTCCACTAAGACCAAGCAGATCCAAAATGACTTTTGTCAATGATACATTTAttaagatataatttttttgataTACTGTATCAGCCAACTctgatttataaatataatatgattAATCCAAAGTTTGCTTGAGCCCTTGTAACCCAAAATATCCAATGAATTATAATTCAGATATATGAgtcaccagctgaagctcagagaCATTAATTAACATGTGGTGAAACATGTCCTGCTTTTGCAGAAACTGACGGATACCAGAGTTATGGCAGAGGTTTATGAATTAATAAACAAGCTGCGGTGATGATAGAAGCCCATACCTCACAGAACTGTTGGTAAGGAATGAAGCCAGCAGAGTTCCGCTCCATGAACCCAAACCACAATAACACAAACTCAGGGAACGTATTCGACTGGCGCCCAAACCTCCACTAAGCAAACATTTCAACCCTTCAACACCCatgctgagagagagacagacagagagaaaggagaaaaaaatatgttattattaaaactgaattcatttttgtgtgtaatatgagccagttaggtgacgaaGTCAGCATCAGtaagtgtttacatacaacagcactttgtgatcgcttgtattacaactactaaaactaggaaatagctttaaatggcattaaacaaacaacttcagcataacggctcatcacagctgagagacacaacagactgattaattacacaaactcaaggcgcttacttCTTactggactttccacattggagaggacatactttttaaaatggcagagaagattgcggtttctatagtgaatgactcttgctcaCCAGCTAcagcgaaatagggagaaataccccggCTTGGAcaatatttttccactgagaaagctgatcttcagaaagctgaaagcatctctgcttgggtgtggcaacaagtgatttcacatctctctctctctctctctctctctcacacacacacacacacacacaaacatccatccttgtttatccaataacttggtagaaaaAGCACAAGCCGTgaaactatttctgaagtgacatttttgaattactaacggaggcttggatgcatcatttgttttgaaccagcaagattgtgatccgtcacgtaagaaagtagttccatgcacaaaagtgttttttatgaacgtactcagtttttcccattttttaaaaatgtacttgttcattgaactgttgtataatagCAACATCACACTCGCAGTCGTGCTATATGGTCCtatatcagcacggctgtgattctCTTTgacaggccgagtgccgtagaaAATATAGTGCTGAtctagggccatatcacactcttgctcgtgtgatattgcttaaatatataaattgcatatatacatatatatatatatatatatatatatatgaaactaCACATCTAGAAAAGGAGGAGAGAGAGCAACACTCTGTCCTGAAAGGGGAGGAATTACTTTTTAACAAGTCTCAGAAAGTCTCAGAGAAGTTCTTAGAAAGCagtaagagagagagggaggagaggtaTAAATCCATAATGATAGACAAGCTGCCTGAACTTCTGACATGCGATTACTCTTTTTTACCTGTTTTTCAATGTTCTATGTGCAACCTTATCAGCAAAACATCaatatacactcaaaaaatattttaacctaaatatatttattttaaggtttacgctttaaaatttcataacaaaattgagTAAAATTTAATGGAGTATTCTTTAACAATAAAACTTCAAGTGTACCGGTAATTAATTTAGAGTAATGCAGTAATGAAAAGAATTGGCTACCACCTTAacgtttaaatgtaaaaaaaaattgtcttccaAAACAAtcttaataaattaaacaatcacACCTAATTACTATCACACAAAAATTCACATCCTCATTATCAGATGCCCACTCACCATGTGTAGTCCAGGCAGAGTGTTGTGAGGCAGCTGATGCTAGCAGCTTTGCTCAGTCCTTCCATCGACAAGTCATCAAGTTTGCAATCGAGCAGCTCCAGTGATATGAGGGGATACACTGTCCTCCTCGTCCTCTCCAAAAGAACACACTGtcagagcaaacacacacacacaggcctaaTCATATTTAACACAACCCACATTAAGACAGCTGCAAGCTAGTTGAAATGCATAATTTTCATGAGGTGACTgagtttactatatatatatatatatatatataaactcagcaaaaaataaatgtccctttttcaggacactgtattttaaagataatttagtaaaaatccaaataacttaaaagatctttattgtaaagggtttaaacaatgttttccattcatgttcaattaaccataaacaattcatgaacatgcacctgtggaacagtcgttaagacactaacagattACAGACAGTAGGAAATTAAGattacagttataaaaacttaggacactaaagagacctttctactgactctgaaaaacaccaaataaagatgcccagagtccctgctcatctgcgtgaacatgccttaggcatgctgcatggaagcatgaggactgcagatgcggcctgggcaataaaatgcaatgtctgtactgtgagatgcctaaaacagcaatacagggagacaggaaggacagctgatcatcctcgtaGTGGTaaaccacgtgtaacaacaccagCACAGGATCgatacatccaaatatcacacctgcgggacaggtacaggatggcaacaacaactgcctgagttaagccaggaatgcacaatccctccatcagtgctcagactgtctgcaataggctgagagaggctggactgagggcttgtaggcctgttgtaaggcaggtcttaccagacatcaccggcaacaacgtcacctatgggcataAACCCACCTTTGTTGGACCAGAAagaactggcaaaaagtgctcttcactgacgagtcacggttttgtcaaaccaggggtgatggtcagacttgtgtttatcatcgaaggaatgagcgttacactgaggcctgtactctggggCGGTATCGATTTGGacgtggagggtccgtcatggtctggggcggtgtttcatagcatcatcggactgagcttgttgtcaatgcaggcaatctcaatgctgtgcgttacagggaagacatcctcctgcCAAATGTTGTACCCTTCCTGCATgataatgccaccagccatactgctcgttctgtgcgtgatttcctgcaagacaggaatgtctgcgttctgccatggccagcgaacagcccggatctcaatcccattgagcacgtctgggacctgttggataggAAGGTGAGGGCtaaggccattcccccca
The sequence above is a segment of the Xyrauchen texanus isolate HMW12.3.18 chromosome 29, RBS_HiC_50CHRs, whole genome shotgun sequence genome. Coding sequences within it:
- the LOC127622797 gene encoding uncharacterized protein LOC127622797, producing the protein MQKAQSAEASRAESDVVVQLRALWRRYEHHCKQTDSCPSAVLKHDILLNIDKQEPLRKITLSFPEYSPSDALLPSLQPLLMAIRDERYTHAQEFHIWNVSLKQKDVVELCVLLERTRRTVYPLISLELLDCKLDDLSMEGLSKAASISCLTTLCLDYTCMGVEGLKCLLSGGLGASRIRSLSLCYCGLGSWSGTLLASFLTNSSVRELYINGNELQCGGATELLRPVAENSQKIAGNQNELKSITDAAELISQRSSMMSSMQKKAKSKGKKSKKKQGKTKRSPDMATGPWLARLHMFDNSIDDTGKEGPNQLTRFMELICILVTFSSHLTELDIGENHIGEDGGKVLLEALQERKTAKLSPIKIQVSTRMSTETFSSILKSAKELKSGKKRRQKKGKTK